The sequence AGATTTTTTAACTTCAACATCCTCGACTGGTCAGTTTAGAATCCTACTGACATTGTATCAGCATAGATAAAATGAGAAGTCTAGGATCAGAAACCTGAGAACATAATGGAAGTAAAGTGAGATAAGCttacttgttcttcttcttctttatattAATCTGTTCAGGTAGGTGATGGAGCGGCTCCTTTTCCAAGTAATCAGACTTGTAGTTGAACTGAAACTTCCCTCCTATGTTCTGATTTTGTCAGATTCGCAATGGAGAATCATCATGCTTGGCTCTGTGTCAGAAAATTCCAAGATGACAGCCCTACCAGAACGAGAAGTCTCCACATGAGCAAGTTCCATCTTTAAAACGGTGAAGCCTAACAGCATCTCTAACAATTATCTCTCTACCAGTTACTCTGGAGATATGTTTAGTAGCAACGTGGCAATCCACACACACTCTAAGGTTTTTCCCTACTCTAATAGATAGGCCTGAGGGTACAAATATTAACCCAAACGCAATGGCGAGTCTTTCACTGTGATAGTTCAGCATCTTTAATTTAACTGCCTCCTCTACATCATGCTGAACAAAACTAGTATCCGGTTTGTAACCATCTTCTatgatttttttggttcagttccTCGAGCTTAGCATATATCTGATCCAAGTAAGGACTTGACTCGTCATCTGCTGCAATTTCCCTTTCCACTTGATCCAGCTGTCCAGGTTCTTTTCTCACTTTCTTCTCTCTCATCTCCCTCCTTAACTGCGCCACACAATCCCATTTTCCTTTAGAAGCATATAGGCTTAATAGTAAGGTATAGCCAGCAGGATGATGAGGATCTAGTTCTATGAGTGACTCAGCCGCAAGTTTACCTATTTCTAAGTTACCTTTGTTTCTACATGCACTGAGTAAAGTGATCCAACCAATCGCATCTGGGGGAAAAGGCATCCCATCTATGAAACTCATGGCTTCCTCTAACCTTCCAGATCGACTGAAGAGATCGATCATGCAAGACTAATGACCATTACTGGGTGTACTATTCCGTATTCATTTGTCATTAACTCAAAATATCTTTGCCCTTTCTCCACTAGCCCTGCTCTACTACAAGCTGATATATCACCGGTCAATGTCACACCATCAGGTTTTAGTCCATGCTGTACCCACGTTTCACAACCTGCACGTGAACTTGCTTCCTCAAACCAACATGCCCGTTGTCGGAACAGAGTTTCAGCATCGTCATCACACTAACCCTAGTCAAAACATTACCAGACCAATCTTCCATCATCGTGTTATAAGCCTTGCCAGCTTCACCCACAAGCCCACTCAAGGAATGAACAGAATACCCGGAGATGAGCAAGTTCTAGGAGACACCTTCACGACCTGGAAGCTTCTTGAAGGTACGTTCCATCCCCGAGAGATGATGCCCGGATTGATAATAGGCCATGAGGAGACTGTTCCAGGAGTAGAGGTTTGGTTGGGGAATTTCGTCGAACACTTCGGCGTGCATTAAGTTGACTTTCGGATTCTCGCGTACACGTGCACGATGACGTGTCCGTGCATCGTTTTCAAGTGGCGGCTTTGGTTTTCTAGCTCCGAACTCAAGCCATCGTTTTCAAGTGTTCGATGCCATTGTCAGTCCTGCTCACTTTATTGGATGTTTTAAACTGGCCGCGGGAAATAAAACTAAGTATATTAGTATCATGGTACTAAATGTTGAAATAATCTAATACCCATTCTGTTTTTTTAagagtcatttttatttttctttttcatgttaaataaaaataatattttaaaagtttaatgcAATTACAAAATagattgattttataaataattttgtttatcttaaatttattggttaaatatgtgtaattaataaaaagttaatacaTTTCAATCACGTATGAAAATATCGAAATGATACTTTTTTGCGAAACAGAGAGAGCATTATCTAAGGGTTACATTAAGGTCTCCATACATTCTTTCCACCTATCAGCAATAAAGTTTTAAGGTTTTTCACCGGTTCCTGGGTTTAGCATTGAGCAATAAAGTTGTAAGGGAACCGGTGATGGTGGCCTAGTAGCGCTTGAGGGAATTGAGAAACTCAATAAGGTGAATTCGGGTTCTAACTtcaccggccacacggatatgagttattgctttcgactcatttgaatgaccaggagagggtctatccgtgagCTGTACCTCCATCCggggttaggcttgtgtcatcattgatcCGGATTTAACCctctttttttccaaaaaaaaaataaataaagttttaagGTTCTTCACCGGTTCTTGGGTTTAGTATTGAAGACTTATCAATTCTTCTTCAATTCCTTCATTTAAGACGACACATATTGTTGCTGTGGTCCATGGTTGGTGAGAGATGTCAATCGTAATGAATAGAGATTAATTAACGGCTCTCTCACATAATGTGCATGAACCAAGGGAAAAATGGCACGTTACATTATTGTGCTTTTATGGTCAACGTCGTCTTATAGATCTTATATAATGAGTGACCCACCAaggatttaaagaaaaataaaattattttcaattttatcagTTTCATTGTTCAACCTTAACTATATAGTATCAACTGAAGTGAATCTAGTTGGTTTGGAGAACTACACGGTGGGTTTTAGTGAGAACCACGTCGTTACCGTCGGAGGTTGAAGATATCGATTTGATTTACTCGTTTTACCTAAATCTCAAATGCTTATTAGtactagtagtagtagtagtattCGTTAATACATCATTTATCATTTATCATATAGTACacagtaaattaaaaaaaggaaaaaaaaaagattacaagAATATAACATTTCTATCTAACAGGAAGAAAATCTCATGGCTCAACCTTCATGTTTGAAGATGGAAGAGATGCTGCTgtaaagcaaaaacaaaaaaaagacaaattttACTTATTggtaaaaaaaaggaaaaaacaagtaaagaggtttaaatttttattttttttaatgttcacctgttgctgctgctgctgctgctgctgcttgaGAGTCAGGTGGGACATCACCAGCTCCATAGTTAATCTGTATCACATTTTGAAGATCTCCTTCCCATCCATTTGCTTCctattatatattacaaaaacagAATCAGACTATGAGCTCATTCTCCAGATTTCAGACCCTGTTGTAGAATACCTGTCGCTTGTATCCACCATTTATGGGAGACAATGGTGAGCTAATGTTCCTTCCCATGCTTGAAAGGGTCTGTTGCATGAATCCATGTGGTAGAGGAGGATAAACCATCGGCATGTTTTGCGGAAACGGTGTTGCAGATGAAGTACCAGCTCTTAGTTGAAGTGCCTGTGTACACACACATATAGTGTTGGTGTTATAAATTGATTAATAAGAAACTTTCAAAAGAAACTCTTACATCTTTGGCAAGAAGACCTTCAAGGTTAAAGTCCATTTGTGGGTTCACAGTTGCTAGTTTCATCGATAAAAActgtttttaaaacaataaagagaaagcaaatcaaTTACAAGAAGCAAGCAACAACACACAAAACAGAAGAGAACATAGTTTGAGAAATGATTAAAATTCTCATACCTCAACTTGGCGTTGCAGAGATTGCACATAGTTTATGATTTCGTCAAGCATAACTGCCTTTCCAGTCACCTGAAAActcaaaacacacacataagCTTTGCTTCACTTCTTACACATCAGCATGTAAGAAAGACTCTTACCTTGTTGCAGCCCGGTACAAGATCTTGAAGAAACTTCATCCTCTCACTGATTTTTTCTCTCCTCACCTAAAAACCACAAAACAAAGTAATTATAAGAGAATGCTTCCTCATATTCAACTTCCCAAGAGGGGTTGAAAGAAACTATACTCTTTCAGCAAGACTGTGGCTGTTTGTGGCCTGGCCTCTACGTGCACGCACATGAATATAACCATCTTTAGGATCAGACGTTTGTTTCCCACTGTTTGTTTTGTTCCCCTGTGATTTTGGACTCTGCTCATCATTCCTCTTTTTATCACCATTGTTGTCTGCTTCTTCCTCAGATTGCTGAGATCTGTGTGACTGTCCTGCTTCAGAACTCTACACAACAGATAATACATCACCAAAAACGTTAAGACAAGAGAGGACCAAAtcaaaaagagtaaaaaaactCACCTgtctgtttctttttctcttctttgagTCAAAGCCTTTAGAAGAAGCCTCCCCACCTTTCTGACCattaccaccaccaccaccactagaCTGAGTATCCTCAGACACATTACCAGAGCCAGGAACATTCTGTTTATTACCTTGTTCACTAGATCTAACAACATTACTCTCTTTCATCGCTGCAGATGCATCATTGTGAGCTACACCAACATTACTTGGAAGAAACAAACCAATCGACTCAGTAGGATTCCCAagtggctgctgctgctgctgctgctgatggtGGTGATTCATCATATCACTAAAACTCCCACCGCTAAAGAGCGAAAACCTCGCCGCACGCTCAATGAACCCTGAATCAGCAGGGAACTGAGCCATACTCGGAGGAGGCAGGAAGCTACTAGCATTAGGCAAGAACATCCCGTTGCCTTTAGGAGGCAACAGGTTCCAACCCATCTCAAGAGATCTATCCATATTATTATTACCCCTAaaggaagacgaagaagaagaggcaTTATTAACACCGTTGAAACCACCATACCCTACAGCTTGAACGTTTGTTGGATCATACCAGAGAGTCTGCCCAAACGAATCCATCATCTGATTCTCAGGAGGGTATGAATCGTTTGGTGCAGAGACTTGATTAGAGCCAGAGACTCTCCAATCTGGAGgtggattattattattagcagACTCATCATCATAGTTTGCAGTTGTGTCACCGTTCCTCAACTCATCTTTCTCACTTacatccatctctctctcctaaCAGCTatcagaaagaaaagaaaaaaagacactaaacccaaaacccaactCCAGGATCAATCAACTTCAGACAGctacaaaacaaaagaagttCCCACAGAAACACAACTACTTTGGTCTTTAGAGCTGCAAAATCCACCTGTAAGAAAAcgaattgattcaattaaagaaagaacaaaaaaaacaaagatttgTTTCGTAAGAAACcctagaagaagaaaaaaacagaggttTGATAAAACCCTAGACCAGATTTTAAGCAGGTGATGAGGCTAAGAAAAAATACCCATTTTTGCAGAATCTATTGCCACTTTCTGTTCAAAAGCTTCAAACTTTTCCTCAATTTCTCGCCAAAGAAAACTTTATTGAAATGGGTCCTTTGGTCAGATGACAAAACCCTTTTTCTCTGTTCTTCAAgctgcagagagagagagagagagagagagagcaaatgaGTGGCTTTTTAGAAGAAAGgggaaagagagaaagaaagaaaataaaaaatcttaaaaaaaaggTTGTGGATTTATATCCCACGCTTGCATAAAAATAAGAGCTTTTTGATCATTTAACATAAACACCGCCATTGCCAATGCCAAGCATCCTcctatacattaaaagagaagtcattttagtgatttttgcttAGGTGGCATTCATAGAGAGCTTCTAGgattaattctcttaatcttattggttaaatttttgataatttctttttcatttattttttataatcgaccaaacattaccaaatttgaatccatataattaatacagtcttattaatatagtatatttgatcgacacaaacattaccaaatttgaatccatataattaatacgTTCTTAACAATGACATACTTTATGGATAAGGCATTCATATTAGAAATTTGGAaagcttctcaaatatagaaattatagaaagattaataatattttatttcttacttttaatatttataaactataaaatataatgaacgaaattttatataagataattataatagttttatactctacttgatgaattgtattcgaatataattatataataattattttaaatattaaaaaatccaaatttttttattaacattatttttagattatttatcgttgtttaaagaataaatttatcagaattttaaaataatttacagaatgttataaattatttataaaaaataaatttactatatattgaTTGAGAAGTCACATAAGTGATTTTTATTACGTGTCGATCATAAATGAActcttaattattataattttattggccgataatttttaattttatttattataatctttctatatattaaaagaaagtaCATTTGCCAGCTGGCACTCTCACAGCCTTTCTCATAAGAATTCTATcgattctattggttgattttttagaatttctttttgatttattttttccatCGACACTACTAAAAAGGGAAGCCCTCTAAATACTTAccttattttgtaatttcgaTATATCATTTAATTCATCGATCCCACTATAATAGAAAAGTACCATTGAATACTAATTgcaaggaaaaaaataatttaatgaccAATTAACATCACTTTTCAAATGagttacataatattatttataactatttatggtaactaattgtcgAAAGTATGATATAAAgccattttattaattcaaataaatattttagattccaAATggtttacataatattattaataactatttatggtaactaattgtcgaaaatatggtatataaagtcattttatcaattcaaataaatattttggtttattattttatgtagtctatagatatataagaatataaagtcattttatcaaatcaaataatttattttaattcattgatccccctataaaaggaaagtaacATTGAATACtaattgaaaaggaaaaaataatttaattccCCTATTAACATTACTCGcgcaaaaatattagttaatacatgtaataattagtttccttattacaaatGGAAAGAATTCTGTTGATcttattgattgattttttagaatttatttttcgatttattttaatcatcgACATTACTAAAAACGAAATCACTTTAATACTTAACTTTTGTGTTTTCTCGATTCAAAGAACATCTTTTTGCGATCATTTCTCTGTTTAACTCATTAAATActcactaaatattttagatctcagagaaacaaaattaattgacAAGATATTTTCTCTACTAAAATCATGcgtttaaaacttaatatttatggcGAGACTTGTCAACCAAAATTCTTGTACAATCTATTCACGAGATATTCTCCTTTAGCTTTATCAAgaagac comes from Raphanus sativus cultivar WK10039 unplaced genomic scaffold, ASM80110v3 Scaffold1680, whole genome shotgun sequence and encodes:
- the LOC130504581 gene encoding transcription factor bHLH49-like isoform X2, which codes for MDVSEKDELRNGDTTANYDDESANNNNPPPDWRVSGSNQVSAPNDSYPPENQMMDSFGQTLWYDPTNVQAVGYGGFNGVNNASSSSSSFRGNNNMDRSLEMGWNLLPPKGNGMFLPNASSFLPPPSMAQFPADSGFIERAARFSLFSGGSFSDMMNHHHQQQQQQQPLGNPTESIGLFLPSNVGVAHNDASAAMKESNVVRSSEQGNKQNVPGSGNVSEDTQSSGGGGGNGQKGGEASSKGFDSKKRKRNRQSSEAGQSHRSQQSEEEADNNGDKKRNDEQSPKSQGNKTNSGKQTSDPKDGYIHVRARRGQATNSHSLAERVRREKISERMKFLQDLVPGCNKVTGKAVMLDEIINYVQSLQRQVEFLSMKLATVNPQMDFNLEGLLAKDALQLRAGTSSATPFPQNMPMVYPPLPHGFMQQTLSSMGRNISSPLSPINGGYKRQEANGWEGDLQNVIQINYGAGDVPPDSQAAAAAAAATASLPSSNMKVEP
- the LOC130504581 gene encoding transcription factor bHLH49-like isoform X4 produces the protein MDVSEKDELRNGDTTANYDDESANNNNPPPDWRVSGSNQVSAPNDSYPPENQMMDSFGQTLWGNNNMDRSLEMGWNLLPPKGNGMFLPNASSFLPPPSMAQFPADSGFIERAARFSLFSGGSFSDMMNHHHQQQQQQQPLGNPTESIGLFLPSNVGVAHNDASAAMKESNVVRSSEQGNKQNVPGSGNVSEDTQSSGGGGGNGQKGGEASSKGFDSKKRKRNRQSSEAGQSHRSQQSEEEADNNGDKKRNDEQSPKSQGNKTNSGKQTSDPKDGYIHVRARRGQATNSHSLAERVRREKISERMKFLQDLVPGCNKVTGKAVMLDEIINYVQSLQRQVEFLSMKLATVNPQMDFNLEGLLAKDALQLRAGTSSATPFPQNMPMVYPPLPHGFMQQTLSSMGRNISSPLSPINGGYKRQEANGWEGDLQNVIQINYGAGDVPPDSQAAAAAAAATAASLPSSNMKVEP
- the LOC130504581 gene encoding transcription factor bHLH49-like isoform X1 — protein: MDVSEKDELRNGDTTANYDDESANNNNPPPDWRVSGSNQVSAPNDSYPPENQMMDSFGQTLWYDPTNVQAVGYGGFNGVNNASSSSSSFRGNNNMDRSLEMGWNLLPPKGNGMFLPNASSFLPPPSMAQFPADSGFIERAARFSLFSGGSFSDMMNHHHQQQQQQQPLGNPTESIGLFLPSNVGVAHNDASAAMKESNVVRSSEQGNKQNVPGSGNVSEDTQSSGGGGGNGQKGGEASSKGFDSKKRKRNRQSSEAGQSHRSQQSEEEADNNGDKKRNDEQSPKSQGNKTNSGKQTSDPKDGYIHVRARRGQATNSHSLAERVRREKISERMKFLQDLVPGCNKVTGKAVMLDEIINYVQSLQRQVEFLSMKLATVNPQMDFNLEGLLAKDALQLRAGTSSATPFPQNMPMVYPPLPHGFMQQTLSSMGRNISSPLSPINGGYKRQEANGWEGDLQNVIQINYGAGDVPPDSQAAAAAAAATAASLPSSNMKVEP
- the LOC130504581 gene encoding transcription factor bHLH49-like isoform X3, which produces MDVSEKDELRNGDTTANYDDESANNNNPPPDWRVSGSNQVSAPNDSYPPENQMMDSFGQTLWYDPTNVQAVGYGGFNGVNNASSSSSSFRGNNNMDRSLEMGWNLLPPKGNGMFLPNASSFLPPPSMAQFPADSGFIERAARFSLFSGGSFSDMMNHHHQQQQQQQPLGNPTESIGLFLPSNVGVAHNDASAAMKESNVVRSSEQGNKQNVPGSGNVSEDTQSSGGGGGNGQKGGEASSKGFDSKKRKRNRQSSEAGQSHRSQQSEEEADNNGDKKRNDEQSPKSQGNKTNSGKQTSDPKDGYIHVRARRGQATNSHSLAERVRREKISERMKFLQDLVPGCNKVTGKAVMLDEIINYVQSLQRQVEFLSMKLATVNPQMDFNLEGLLAKDALQLRAGTSSATPFPQNMPMVYPPLPHGFMQQTLSSMGRNISSPLSPINGGYKRQEANGWEGDLQNVIQINYGAGDVPPDSQAAAAAATAASLPSSNMKVEP